One part of the Candidatus Sericytochromatia bacterium genome encodes these proteins:
- a CDS encoding peptidylprolyl isomerase: MPSYCPPVVTLRGLLAAALVCATTLTLGNSPASARTVAADATPRAATLQEVEKAAGHKVVKGTTVVLQTSKGKIEIVMFPKEAPKTVANFLKLVKSGFYNNTTFHRVIPGFVSQGGDPLSKTLKPGDGRIGTGDPGYKIEDEHGNGLKHIPGAVAMAHSAMPNSAGCQFYITHAPITHLDGGYTIFGHVTKGFELAASMAHCEGCATPERIIKASVR, translated from the coding sequence ATGCCTTCATACTGCCCACCCGTCGTGACCCTGCGCGGCCTGCTGGCCGCTGCGCTGGTGTGTGCCACCACGCTGACGCTCGGAAATTCACCTGCGTCGGCGCGCACGGTGGCGGCTGACGCGACACCTCGGGCCGCCACGCTGCAAGAGGTGGAGAAGGCCGCGGGCCACAAGGTGGTCAAAGGCACCACCGTCGTGTTGCAGACCAGCAAGGGCAAGATCGAGATCGTGATGTTTCCCAAGGAAGCGCCCAAGACCGTCGCCAACTTCCTGAAGCTGGTCAAGAGTGGTTTCTACAACAACACCACTTTCCACCGCGTCATTCCGGGCTTCGTCTCGCAGGGCGGCGACCCGCTGTCAAAGACCCTCAAGCCTGGCGATGGGCGCATCGGCACAGGTGACCCCGGCTACAAGATCGAGGACGAGCACGGCAACGGCCTGAAGCACATTCCCGGCGCGGTCGCGATGGCGCACTCGGCCATGCCCAACTCGGCGGGTTGCCAGTTCTACATCACCCACGCACCGATCACCCATCTGGACGGCGGTTACACGATTTTTGGGCACGTGACCAAGGGCTTCGAACTGGCCGCTTCGATGGCGCACTGTGAAGGCTGCGCCACGCCGGAGCGGATCATCAAGGCCTCGGTGCGCTAG
- the speB gene encoding agmatinase: MPLSPQALNFGNLPPECSDPDHAKVCVVPFPYEATTSYRGGTKDGPAALLMASAQVELYDDELDWSPYEVGIATTATLWPSRENYDAPMRQLEGVVDAALERGMFPIVLGGEHAITVGSVRAALKRWPDLAVLQIDAHADLRQAYEDTPHSHASAMARLVDLGVPLVQVGIRNISAEEMAWWREKQPSTIFWARDYCRGRQGPAEVLAALGDRPVFLTIDLDGLDPAVIPGVGTPEPGGLGWWETLDLLRTLFRSKQVVGCDVVELAPIAGENVSEFAAAKLVYKLIGYKFEGSRPHD, from the coding sequence ATGCCACTTTCTCCGCAGGCTCTGAACTTCGGCAACTTGCCCCCGGAGTGCAGCGATCCGGACCATGCCAAGGTCTGCGTCGTGCCGTTCCCCTACGAGGCCACCACCAGCTACCGCGGTGGCACCAAGGACGGCCCCGCCGCCTTGCTCATGGCTTCGGCTCAGGTGGAGCTGTATGACGACGAACTCGACTGGTCGCCCTACGAGGTCGGCATCGCCACCACGGCGACGCTCTGGCCCTCGCGGGAGAATTACGACGCTCCGATGCGGCAACTGGAGGGCGTGGTCGATGCGGCGCTGGAGCGCGGCATGTTTCCGATCGTGCTGGGTGGCGAGCACGCCATCACGGTGGGGTCGGTGAGGGCGGCACTGAAGCGCTGGCCTGACCTGGCCGTGCTGCAGATCGACGCCCACGCCGACCTGCGGCAGGCCTACGAGGACACGCCGCATTCCCACGCCAGCGCCATGGCGCGCCTGGTCGATCTGGGTGTGCCGCTCGTCCAGGTGGGAATCCGCAACATTTCGGCCGAAGAGATGGCCTGGTGGCGTGAAAAGCAGCCTTCCACCATCTTCTGGGCCCGGGACTACTGCCGGGGGCGCCAGGGGCCGGCCGAGGTCTTGGCGGCGCTGGGCGATCGCCCGGTCTTCCTCACGATCGACCTGGATGGCCTCGACCCGGCCGTGATTCCCGGCGTCGGCACGCCCGAACCTGGGGGACTTGGCTGGTGGGAGACCCTCGACCTGCTGCGCACCCTGTTCCGGAGCAAGCAGGTGGTGGGCTGTGACGTCGTGGAACTGGCCCCGATCGCCGGTGAGAATGTCTCCGAGTTCGCTGCCGCCAAGCTCGTCTACAAGCTGATCGGCTACAAGTTCGAGGGTTCCCGCCCGCATGACTGA